A single region of the Oryzias latipes chromosome 19, ASM223467v1 genome encodes:
- the LOC101163933 gene encoding dual specificity mitogen-activated protein kinase kinase 6 — MEGGSEREGKVFCASPPPLQSRGEMSQPRGGKKKPVLKLSKEVFEQPAPAAVPPRDLDSKACVTIGEKKCEVKADDLEQICELGRGAYGVVDKMRHVPSGLIMAVKRIRATVNTQEQKRLLMDLDISMRTVDCFYTVTFYGALFREGDVWICMELMDTSLDKFYKQVIEKGLTIPEDILGKIAVSIVKALEHLHSNLQVIHRDVKPSNVLINTQGQVKMCDFGISGYLVDSVAKTMDAGCKPYMAPERINPETNQKGYNVKSDIWSLGITMIELAILRFPYESWGTPFQQLKQVVEEPSPQLPAGQFSPEFVDFTSQCLRKVSKERPTYTELMQHPFFTSHDAKETDVASFVKVILGD, encoded by the exons GAAAGAAGAAACCAGTGCTCAAGCTCTCCAAGGAAGTGTTTGAGCAACCTGCACCTGCCGCAGT GCCGCCCAGAGATCTGGACTCAAAGGCTTGCGTAACAATTGGAGAAAAG AAATGTGAGGTGAAGGCAGACGACCTGGAGCAGATCTGCGAGCTCGGCAGGGGCGCCTACGGCGTGGTGGACAAGATGAGGCATGTGCCCAGCGGTCTGATCATGGCTGTTAAG AGGATCCGGGCGACAGTGAACACTCAGGAGCAAAAGAGGCTGCTGATGGACCTGGACATCTCCATGAGGACTGTGGACTGCTTCTACACCGTCACCTTCTACGGGGCGCTCTTCAGAGAG GGCGATGTGTGGATCTGCATGGAGCTGATGGACACCTCTCTGGACAAGTTCTACAAGCAGGTGATCGAGAAGGGCCTGACCATCCCCGAGGACATTCTGGGGAAGATCGCCGTCTCG ATAGTAAAGGCTCTGGAGCATCTGCACAGCAATCTGCAAGTCATACACCGAG ACGTGAAGCCCTCCAACGTGCTGATCAACACTCAGGGTCAAGTGAAGATGTGTGACTTTGGCATCAGCGGCTACCTGGTCGACTCGGTGGCTAAAACCATGGATGCGGGCTGCAAACCGTACATGGCG CCGGAGAGGATCAACCCGGAGACCAACCAGAAAGGCTACAACGTCAAATCTGACATCTGGAGTTTAGGAATCACAATG ATCGAGTTGGCCATCCTGCGCTTCCCGTACGAGTCGTGGGGAACGCCGTTCCAGCAGCTGAAGCAGGTGGTGGAGGAGCCGTCGCCTCAGCTTCCTGCCGGCCAGTTCTCCCCAGAGTTTGTGGACTTCACCTCGCAGTG CTTGAGGAAGGTCTCCAAAGAGCGGCCGACGTACACAGAACTGATG CAACACCCCTTCTTCACTTCGCACGACGCCAAAGAAACCGACGTGGCGAGCTTCGTGAAAGTCATCTTGGGGGACTGA